In Hwangdonia lutea, a single window of DNA contains:
- a CDS encoding cytochrome c3 family protein: protein MNKENYTYILTCLFILVCFSCKHGSGEYHSLHDKIQAKSISHQDSTLSSEAFFSHYKTMEITEGKHSFLIPERKSQITSYACTECHTEPLDNLKGEDLKKAHWDISLAHANTNTMNCATCHNGNDMNNLKTLTGMKVDFNSSYKLCAQCHSSQFEDWKGGAHGKRIGGWAPPRASLTCVNCHNPHNPSIESRWPSRFNTEQIEEAYEGLEH, encoded by the coding sequence ATGAATAAAGAAAATTACACATATATATTAACTTGTCTGTTTATTTTAGTCTGTTTTTCGTGTAAGCACGGTAGTGGCGAATACCACAGTCTTCACGATAAAATTCAAGCCAAAAGTATAAGTCATCAAGATTCTACACTGTCTTCTGAAGCCTTTTTCAGTCATTATAAAACCATGGAAATAACCGAAGGCAAACACAGCTTTTTAATTCCAGAACGGAAAAGCCAAATTACATCGTATGCCTGTACGGAGTGCCACACAGAACCTCTTGATAATCTAAAAGGCGAGGACTTAAAAAAAGCACATTGGGATATTAGTTTGGCACATGCCAATACAAATACCATGAATTGCGCCACATGCCACAATGGAAATGATATGAACAATCTTAAGACGCTAACAGGCATGAAAGTAGATTTTAACTCAAGTTATAAGTTATGTGCCCAATGCCATTCCTCTCAATTTGAAGATTGGAAAGGTGGCGCACACGGTAAACGCATTGGCGGATGGGCACCACCACGGGCATCGCTTACCTGTGTTAATTGTCATAATCCGCATAATCCAAGTATTGAATCCCGGTGGCCATCACGATTTAATACAGAACAAATTGAAGAAGCTTACGAAGGTTTAGAGCATTAA
- a CDS encoding 4Fe-4S dicluster domain-containing protein, with product MSNNKKWYSLDLNFNRKKEPSGSCGCGKTSGGCNSHNEEMSDEAFLEAAVNASIGDEVKKDGFEQVFDVKMDRRTAFKKLTASLLIGAGAVSTSCSVVAGEDSKEKAQIDWEEQFKGNYKLMTDKEKNATVERLMRSYELRTGKNLSMTAENAKDDVLFGYAFNISKCQGYMDCVNACVEENNQDRDSQMQYIRIHEMKDGNGFKFNEADDNYYHEVPAEGHFYMGTQCFHCDNPPCVEVCPVQATWREDDGLVVVDYDWCVGCRYCMAACPYDGRRFNWSKPEVPENEINKKQHYLGNRMRKKGVVEKCTFCVQRSRKGQNPACVEACPTGARIFGNLLDPNSTIRWVLENKKVFRLKEDLGTEPKFWYFMD from the coding sequence ATGAGCAATAATAAAAAATGGTATTCATTAGATTTAAATTTTAACAGAAAAAAGGAGCCTTCAGGGTCTTGTGGCTGTGGCAAAACTTCGGGTGGCTGTAACAGCCATAACGAAGAGATGAGCGATGAAGCATTTCTTGAAGCTGCGGTTAATGCCTCGATTGGAGATGAAGTAAAAAAGGATGGTTTCGAGCAGGTGTTTGATGTTAAAATGGATAGGCGAACAGCCTTTAAAAAACTAACCGCAAGTTTACTTATAGGTGCTGGCGCCGTAAGTACATCGTGTAGTGTAGTTGCTGGTGAAGATAGCAAAGAAAAGGCACAAATTGATTGGGAAGAGCAGTTTAAAGGCAACTATAAACTGATGACTGACAAAGAAAAAAACGCCACGGTTGAACGTTTAATGCGATCGTACGAATTGCGCACCGGAAAAAACCTTAGTATGACAGCTGAAAATGCCAAAGATGATGTGCTTTTTGGTTATGCTTTTAATATTTCGAAATGCCAAGGCTATATGGACTGTGTAAATGCTTGTGTTGAGGAGAATAACCAAGATAGGGATTCGCAAATGCAGTACATCAGAATTCATGAAATGAAGGATGGCAATGGTTTTAAGTTTAACGAAGCCGATGATAATTACTACCACGAAGTACCGGCTGAAGGCCATTTTTATATGGGAACACAGTGTTTTCATTGCGATAACCCACCCTGTGTAGAGGTTTGCCCCGTGCAAGCCACTTGGAGGGAAGATGATGGTTTGGTGGTTGTAGATTACGATTGGTGCGTGGGATGCCGTTATTGTATGGCGGCCTGCCCGTATGATGGCAGACGCTTTAATTGGAGTAAACCCGAAGTTCCGGAAAATGAAATTAATAAAAAGCAACATTATTTAGGGAACCGAATGCGTAAAAAGGGCGTGGTTGAAAAATGTACCTTTTGCGTGCAACGTTCCAGAAAAGGACAGAATCCAGCTTGTGTTGAGGCTTGCCCAACGGGAGCGCGGATATTCGGAAATTTATTAGACCCGAATAGTACGATACGTTGGGTTTTGGAAAACAAAAAAGTGTTTAGGCTTAAAGAGGATTTGGGCACCGAGCCTAAGTTTTGGTATTTTATGGATTAG
- the dsrP gene encoding sulfate reduction electron transfer complex DsrMKJOP subunit DsrP: protein MRRLKVFRSLVIDSLDATTKGSVKYNVWMGVLTFIMLVGMYCYAIQLDQGLSVTGMNDRVSWGLYISNFTFLVGVAAAAVMLVMPTYVLKDIDFKQAVLIGEGLAVAALIMCLAFVVADMGGPSVLWHMIPGIGVFNFPNSMLTWDVIVLNGYLFLNLSIPFYILFRRYQGKVPNPKVYIPGAILSVLWAVAIHLVTAFLYQGLQARPFWNNALLGPRFLASAFAAGPALIILVLAIIRSFTSFKIETKTIKKIAMIVTVAAQINIIMLISELFKEFYAPTHHSESAYYLFFGLEGKTALLPWIWTAISMNVVATVMLTFKPLRENLKVLYFCCGLLFVAIWIEKGFGLIVPGFIPGPYGKIMEYLPTKIEVGVTLGIWAMGAFIFTILAKTAIGIELGKIRYKKKS, encoded by the coding sequence ATGCGACGATTAAAAGTTTTTAGAAGTTTAGTTATTGATAGCCTTGATGCTACCACAAAAGGATCAGTTAAATATAATGTTTGGATGGGGGTTTTAACCTTTATTATGCTTGTTGGTATGTATTGTTACGCCATACAATTGGACCAAGGTTTGAGCGTAACGGGTATGAACGACCGGGTAAGCTGGGGGTTGTATATTTCTAATTTTACGTTTTTGGTAGGTGTTGCCGCGGCGGCGGTAATGTTGGTTATGCCTACCTATGTACTTAAGGATATTGATTTTAAACAAGCCGTACTTATTGGCGAAGGGCTTGCCGTAGCGGCGCTTATTATGTGTTTGGCTTTTGTGGTTGCTGATATGGGTGGGCCATCGGTACTGTGGCATATGATTCCCGGAATTGGCGTATTTAATTTTCCGAATTCGATGTTAACTTGGGATGTTATTGTGCTAAACGGTTACCTGTTTTTAAATTTGAGTATTCCGTTTTATATACTTTTTAGACGTTACCAAGGCAAGGTGCCCAACCCCAAAGTGTATATTCCCGGGGCGATACTTTCGGTGTTGTGGGCAGTGGCCATCCACTTGGTTACGGCGTTTTTATATCAAGGTTTGCAGGCGCGTCCGTTTTGGAACAATGCCTTGTTGGGACCTCGATTTTTAGCATCGGCATTTGCTGCCGGACCTGCGTTGATTATTTTGGTTTTAGCCATTATACGGTCGTTTACATCGTTTAAGATAGAAACCAAAACCATCAAAAAAATTGCCATGATTGTTACGGTTGCAGCGCAAATTAATATTATTATGTTGATTTCGGAGTTGTTTAAAGAGTTTTATGCACCCACGCACCACAGTGAAAGTGCGTATTATTTATTTTTTGGATTGGAAGGAAAAACAGCCTTGTTACCATGGATTTGGACGGCAATTTCAATGAACGTGGTGGCCACCGTAATGTTAACCTTTAAACCACTGCGCGAAAACTTAAAGGTGCTTTATTTTTGTTGTGGGTTGCTTTTTGTAGCGATTTGGATTGAAAAGGGATTTGGGCTTATCGTGCCTGGATTTATCCCCGGGCCTTATGGTAAAATCATGGAATATCTTCCTACTAAAATTGAGGTTGGCGTAACCTTGGGTATTTGGGCTATGGGCGCTTTTATTTTTACGATTCTCGCTAAAACTGCCATTGGTATTGAATTGGGTAAAATTAGATATAAAAAGAAATCCTGA
- a CDS encoding alginate export family protein: MKKQYVFMCLLMATIQFAQAQFTLDGEFRPRTEYRHGFGSIIPDADDAGFGISTRIRLNAGYQVDAYKFYVSLQDVMVWGENRQILPYDQNNSFAVFQAWAEINLGEGFSTKIGRQVLSYDDQRIMGGLDWAQQGRNHDAALIKYKKGKFLADFGLAFNQDYSHPTGFVSTGTGYNTTGFFSYKTMQYLYLKQAWDNFSGSLLVLNNGFQKFDTNNNPDGVNSIQTLGTHLNYNKGRFGVATNAFLQMGDNVDGAYLLGLDFTYKASDKVTLGAGLELISGNDAATPDTEAFFPLYGTNHKFNGFMDYFFVGNHANNIGLFDVHVSANFILSETSGLLVKVLNFSGEQDLSSGENALGTEVDLVFSKAFKGYALKLGYSQMFASDGMYELKGVAENAASDMQNWAWAMLVIKPKFLNGNN; this comes from the coding sequence ATGAAAAAACAATACGTATTCATGTGCCTGTTGATGGCGACCATTCAATTCGCACAGGCACAATTTACATTAGATGGAGAGTTTAGACCGCGGACCGAATACCGCCACGGATTTGGAAGTATTATTCCTGATGCCGACGATGCAGGATTTGGAATTTCTACTAGAATTCGTTTAAATGCCGGCTATCAGGTTGATGCCTATAAGTTTTATGTGAGTTTACAAGACGTGATGGTTTGGGGTGAAAATCGACAAATTTTACCCTACGACCAAAACAACTCGTTTGCTGTGTTTCAAGCTTGGGCAGAAATTAATTTAGGTGAAGGATTTTCAACCAAAATAGGACGTCAGGTTTTATCTTATGATGACCAACGTATTATGGGCGGACTGGATTGGGCGCAGCAAGGGCGTAACCACGATGCGGCTTTAATTAAATATAAAAAAGGAAAGTTTTTAGCTGATTTTGGATTGGCATTTAATCAAGACTACTCGCATCCTACGGGTTTTGTTTCAACAGGAACAGGCTATAATACCACAGGTTTCTTTTCGTATAAAACCATGCAATATTTATACTTAAAACAGGCTTGGGACAACTTTTCGGGAAGCTTATTGGTTTTGAATAATGGATTTCAGAAATTCGATACCAACAACAATCCCGATGGCGTAAATAGCATTCAAACCTTGGGGACACACCTCAATTATAACAAAGGACGTTTTGGAGTAGCGACCAATGCCTTCCTTCAAATGGGCGATAATGTAGATGGCGCCTATTTATTAGGATTGGATTTTACGTACAAAGCATCAGATAAAGTAACACTTGGCGCTGGTTTAGAGCTTATAAGTGGCAATGATGCGGCAACTCCAGACACCGAAGCCTTCTTTCCATTATACGGTACCAACCATAAATTTAACGGGTTTATGGATTACTTCTTTGTTGGGAATCATGCCAATAATATAGGCTTGTTTGATGTTCACGTAAGTGCCAACTTTATACTAAGTGAGACTTCTGGCTTGTTGGTAAAAGTATTAAATTTCAGCGGCGAACAAGATTTATCAAGTGGCGAAAATGCTTTGGGAACAGAAGTGGATTTAGTCTTCTCCAAAGCCTTTAAAGGTTATGCTTTAAAACTCGGCTATTCCCAAATGTTTGCTAGCGACGGTATGTACGAGTTAAAAGGCGTTGCTGAAAATGCAGCCTCCGATATGCAAAATTGGGCTTGGGCAATGTTGGTAATTAAGCCTAAGTTTTTAAATGGAAACAATTAA
- a CDS encoding YifB family Mg chelatase-like AAA ATPase — translation MLKKVFGSAVFGVEATTITVEVNVDKGVGYHLVGLPDNAIKESNFRIAAALQNNGYRIPGKKIIINMSPADLRKEGSAYDLTLAIGILASTDQIKAENLERYLIMGELSLDGSLQPIKGALPIAVKAREEGFKGFILPKQNAKEAAIVDNLEVYGVENIKEVINYFDKDEALEQTIIDTRKEFEKSLDFPEFDFSDVKGQESIKRCMEIAAAGGHNIILIGPPGAGKTMLAKRLPSILPPMTLHEALETTKIHSVVGRVKDSGLMAQRPFRSPHHTISNVALVGGGSFPQPGEISLSHNGVLFLDELPEFKRDVLEVLRQPLEDREVTISRAKFTVTYPSSFMLVASMNPSPGGYFNDPNAPVTSSPAEMQRYLSKISGPLLDRIDIHIEVTPVPFEKLSEDRKGETSVDIRKRVTKAREIQTQRFSDSDAVHYNAQMNTKQIRKYCVLDEASKQLLKTAMERLNLSARAYDRILKVSRTIADLEGVEAVNGSHISEAIQYRSLDREGWLG, via the coding sequence ATGCTTAAAAAAGTTTTTGGAAGTGCGGTTTTTGGTGTCGAAGCCACCACTATTACCGTGGAGGTTAACGTTGATAAAGGTGTGGGCTACCATCTGGTTGGTCTGCCCGACAATGCGATAAAGGAAAGTAACTTTAGAATTGCCGCGGCACTTCAGAATAATGGTTACAGAATCCCTGGCAAAAAAATTATTATTAATATGTCGCCCGCCGATTTACGAAAGGAGGGAAGCGCATACGATTTAACCTTGGCCATCGGAATTTTAGCATCTACAGACCAAATTAAAGCTGAAAATTTAGAGCGTTATTTAATTATGGGTGAGTTGTCGCTCGATGGAAGCCTGCAACCCATTAAAGGTGCATTACCCATCGCTGTTAAAGCCAGGGAAGAAGGTTTTAAAGGTTTTATTCTCCCAAAACAAAACGCAAAAGAAGCCGCCATTGTCGATAATTTGGAAGTTTATGGCGTTGAGAATATAAAAGAAGTTATTAATTATTTTGATAAAGATGAAGCTTTGGAGCAAACCATAATCGACACCCGAAAAGAGTTTGAGAAAAGCTTGGATTTCCCCGAATTTGATTTTAGTGATGTAAAAGGACAAGAAAGCATAAAACGCTGCATGGAAATTGCGGCGGCTGGTGGCCACAACATTATTTTAATCGGGCCTCCGGGAGCCGGAAAGACCATGTTGGCAAAACGTTTACCAAGTATTTTACCGCCAATGACTTTGCACGAAGCTTTAGAGACTACTAAAATACACTCGGTGGTTGGTCGTGTAAAAGATTCTGGGTTGATGGCACAGCGACCGTTTCGCAGTCCCCATCACACGATATCGAACGTCGCACTTGTCGGTGGCGGTAGTTTTCCGCAACCCGGTGAGATTTCATTATCGCACAATGGCGTGTTGTTTTTAGATGAATTACCGGAATTTAAACGCGATGTTTTAGAAGTTTTGCGTCAACCGTTGGAAGACCGAGAGGTAACCATTTCGCGTGCAAAATTTACGGTAACCTATCCGTCGTCTTTTATGTTGGTGGCTAGTATGAACCCAAGCCCCGGAGGTTATTTTAACGATCCCAATGCGCCAGTAACTTCAAGTCCCGCCGAAATGCAAAGGTATTTAAGTAAAATTTCCGGTCCGTTACTCGATAGAATAGATATTCATATTGAAGTCACGCCCGTACCTTTTGAAAAGTTAAGTGAAGACAGAAAAGGTGAAACATCAGTAGATATTAGAAAACGGGTGACGAAAGCCAGGGAAATTCAAACACAGCGTTTTTCAGATTCTGATGCCGTACATTATAACGCACAAATGAATACGAAACAAATCCGTAAATATTGTGTTTTAGATGAAGCTTCAAAGCAACTTTTAAAAACCGCTATGGAACGATTGAATTTATCGGCTCGTGCATACGATAGAATATTAAAGGTTTCAAGAACGATTGCCGATTTAGAAGGTGTCGAAGCGGTGAATGGCTCTCATATTAGTGAAGCGATTCAGTATAGAAGTTTGGATAGAGAAGGTTGGTTGGGGTAA
- a CDS encoding effector-associated constant component EACC1, whose translation MEDKQIEVILHPTSDFFDEKDSRWTQQKNLLVRDLQGRATKVEKRSEPVEGMKGGLETLIITLGPAVITGIVDVVKAWLARDKSKKIELTANINGKIVSFTADANGVDKNTLKEFLTQAIEKAT comes from the coding sequence ATGGAAGACAAACAGATAGAAGTTATTCTGCATCCAACTTCAGATTTTTTTGATGAAAAGGATTCGCGATGGACACAACAAAAAAATTTACTTGTCCGAGATTTGCAGGGTAGGGCTACAAAAGTGGAAAAAAGGTCTGAGCCTGTGGAGGGCATGAAAGGCGGATTGGAAACCTTAATTATCACCCTTGGACCTGCCGTAATTACCGGAATAGTAGATGTGGTTAAAGCGTGGTTAGCACGTGATAAATCAAAAAAAATAGAATTAACGGCAAATATAAACGGAAAAATCGTTTCGTTTACCGCCGATGCAAACGGCGTTGACAAAAATACGCTGAAAGAGTTCCTTACTCAGGCCATAGAAAAAGCAACCTAA
- a CDS encoding caspase family protein yields MSVTYKAILIGNSDYPDDPHGLPKLNGPVNDVKLLKKALCNPDKGLFKEEHVTELINATSVEMLAALEGYFKKLTYNDQSLFYYSGHGLHNIMNRLYLAAKNSKKDSLISTAISDNTINMLLESCGTRKHILILDCCHSGSFKGGDLPQSLLGEGRFVITSSSSEELTADTNKPNSPSPFTKYLAEALLVDEIDRNQDGYVSINEIYDYIYPRINKETKQRPQRKFADTSGDLPLCRRKPLPQNELNDIKEKDKTMNLGSGKPRLNVSEQKIDHHGVAFDEDLPDEIIDVFNEGSGKLNWAATCDSDWVDIENHDTYIKLKLSPKVGMNRGSIRVKDKNGGGSKTIRVTVEKLKDPAPKLPEPEIVNNVDTDIQEESVLKDDSTTTTSNLLVTFKDVKMRHINQAKAIVDNSEQSGSILVFSDCIVFDGNIKITIKDIDVLEYYPQDINPGYTYNYMGISGNFDGVKKMMYFYNFSWFGAGQTWKMAEQIHHLIKNKKLAVTTNFKTHINDNQNNQSNQNTSSNFQPPQKPTVPPQQNNIYMPGSWNIYIYQFGQQISYLNLYFNVGGALSGTQQSVDGFSQISGTWGYNPLNKLLTYSVMVSLMNGSVPDQGSVSLKMEANGNISGTDLLGRQWTLQKTGN; encoded by the coding sequence ATGAGTGTCACCTATAAAGCTATTTTAATAGGGAATAGTGATTACCCTGATGATCCGCATGGGTTACCAAAGCTTAATGGGCCTGTAAACGATGTCAAGTTATTAAAAAAAGCACTTTGTAATCCTGATAAAGGATTGTTTAAAGAAGAGCATGTTACTGAACTTATAAACGCAACCTCAGTAGAAATGCTTGCCGCTCTTGAGGGATATTTCAAAAAACTAACCTATAATGATCAATCGTTGTTTTATTATAGCGGGCACGGGTTACATAACATAATGAATAGGTTGTATTTAGCTGCTAAAAACTCAAAGAAAGATTCCTTAATTTCTACAGCGATATCAGATAACACCATCAATATGCTACTGGAATCTTGTGGAACACGAAAGCATATTTTAATTCTCGATTGCTGTCATAGTGGCTCATTTAAAGGTGGGGATTTGCCACAATCGTTACTTGGTGAAGGTCGTTTTGTAATCACCAGTTCAAGTTCTGAAGAATTAACGGCAGATACCAATAAACCAAACAGCCCAAGTCCCTTTACAAAATACCTCGCTGAAGCGCTTTTAGTAGATGAAATAGATAGAAATCAAGATGGGTATGTGAGCATTAATGAAATCTATGATTATATCTATCCAAGAATCAATAAAGAAACCAAGCAACGTCCGCAACGAAAATTTGCAGATACTTCTGGCGACCTTCCACTTTGCAGACGAAAACCTTTACCTCAAAATGAATTAAATGACATAAAAGAGAAAGATAAAACCATGAATCTGGGCAGTGGAAAACCCAGGTTGAACGTGTCTGAACAAAAAATTGACCACCATGGTGTGGCATTTGACGAGGATTTGCCGGATGAAATTATAGACGTGTTTAATGAAGGGAGCGGTAAATTAAATTGGGCGGCAACCTGTGATAGCGATTGGGTAGATATTGAAAATCATGACACTTACATTAAATTAAAACTAAGCCCAAAAGTAGGAATGAATCGCGGCAGCATTCGAGTGAAAGATAAAAATGGCGGCGGCTCCAAAACCATACGTGTCACCGTTGAAAAATTAAAAGATCCAGCTCCAAAACTGCCGGAGCCTGAAATAGTAAATAATGTCGATACGGATATACAAGAAGAATCCGTTTTAAAAGATGATTCTACAACCACAACGTCAAACCTCTTGGTTACTTTTAAGGATGTGAAAATGCGGCACATCAATCAAGCCAAAGCCATTGTGGATAACTCTGAACAATCGGGATCTATCCTAGTATTTTCAGACTGTATCGTATTTGATGGAAACATTAAGATTACCATAAAAGATATTGATGTGTTAGAATACTATCCGCAAGACATCAACCCAGGTTACACCTATAATTATATGGGGATTTCGGGGAATTTCGATGGCGTTAAAAAAATGATGTATTTCTATAATTTTAGCTGGTTTGGTGCAGGACAAACCTGGAAAATGGCAGAGCAAATACACCACTTAATTAAAAATAAAAAACTGGCTGTTACTACCAATTTTAAAACACATATTAACGATAATCAAAACAATCAAAGCAATCAAAATACGTCATCAAACTTTCAACCGCCACAAAAGCCCACGGTGCCACCACAACAAAATAACATTTACATGCCGGGGTCTTGGAATATTTATATTTATCAATTTGGGCAACAAATATCTTATTTAAACCTCTATTTTAATGTAGGCGGTGCATTAAGCGGTACCCAGCAAAGTGTTGATGGGTTTTCGCAAATAAGCGGTACGTGGGGGTATAATCCGCTCAATAAATTGCTAACATACAGTGTTATGGTTTCTTTAATGAATGGTTCTGTACCAGACCAAGGTAGTGTGAGCCTAAAAATGGAAGCAAATGGCAATATTTCTGGAACCGATCTTTTAGGCAGACAATGGACGCTGCAAAAAACGGGGAATTAA
- a CDS encoding DMT family transporter: MNWILLVIGGVFETGFAISLGKAQQTSGKEMWLWLLLFIVCVSISMYLLFKAMGGEAAIPVGTAYAVWGAIGAIGTVIAGIVLFSEPITFWRIFFLTTLVISVVGLQLVSA; the protein is encoded by the coding sequence ATAAACTGGATATTATTGGTTATTGGTGGCGTTTTTGAGACTGGTTTTGCCATAAGCCTAGGAAAAGCACAGCAAACTTCCGGTAAAGAAATGTGGCTCTGGCTATTGTTGTTTATTGTTTGTGTAAGCATTAGCATGTACCTTTTATTCAAAGCCATGGGTGGTGAAGCAGCAATTCCTGTGGGTACTGCCTATGCTGTTTGGGGTGCTATTGGCGCAATAGGTACTGTTATTGCCGGCATTGTATTGTTTAGTGAACCTATAACATTTTGGCGAATATTCTTTCTTACAACACTTGTTATTTCAGTAGTAGGGCTGCAATTGGTCAGTGCATAA
- a CDS encoding DUF2891 domain-containing protein, giving the protein MKKTIILVFLMVLNCNTKKENNQPIEADVITVSTSQSSPILGIPKLDIKGTNTLAQLPLHCINTEYPNKLNQTIGSDEDLKSPQELHPAFYGCFDWHSSVHGHWSLVSLLKQFPEIDNADAIKNQLLNNISKANIEAEVQYFYGKHNASYERTYGWAWLLKLAEELHTWDNETARTLESNLQPLTDLIVDKYIEFLPKLNYPIRVGEHTNTAFGLSFAYDYASTVNNETLKSLIAKRAKDFYLKDAGCPITWEPSGFDFLSPCLEEAALMKRVLETEEFKVWLNAFLPQLKDKNFTLETGVVSDRTDGKLVHLDGVNFSRAWSLNKISEGLPEYNHLKNIANHHINYSLPSIVGDSYEGGHWLGSFAIYALNSTAKIK; this is encoded by the coding sequence ATGAAAAAAACAATCATTTTAGTTTTTTTGATGGTATTAAACTGCAACACCAAAAAAGAAAACAACCAACCCATTGAAGCTGATGTTATAACCGTTTCAACCTCACAATCATCACCAATATTAGGCATCCCAAAACTAGACATAAAAGGGACAAACACTTTGGCGCAATTGCCATTGCATTGCATTAATACCGAATATCCCAACAAGCTAAACCAAACTATTGGCAGCGATGAAGATTTAAAATCGCCGCAAGAGTTACATCCCGCGTTTTATGGTTGTTTCGATTGGCATTCATCCGTTCACGGGCATTGGAGTTTGGTGAGTTTGCTAAAGCAATTCCCTGAAATTGATAATGCTGACGCTATTAAAAATCAACTTCTAAACAACATTTCCAAAGCAAACATTGAAGCCGAAGTGCAATATTTTTATGGCAAGCACAACGCCTCTTACGAGCGAACTTACGGTTGGGCGTGGTTACTAAAACTCGCCGAAGAACTGCATACTTGGGACAATGAAACCGCACGAACCTTAGAAAGTAATTTACAACCGCTTACCGACTTAATTGTTGATAAATACATCGAATTTCTCCCTAAATTAAATTACCCCATTCGTGTTGGCGAACATACAAATACCGCTTTCGGGTTGTCTTTTGCTTACGATTATGCTTCAACCGTAAACAATGAAACTTTAAAAAGCTTGATTGCAAAACGCGCCAAAGATTTTTACTTAAAAGATGCCGGTTGCCCCATAACTTGGGAACCCAGTGGTTTCGATTTTTTATCGCCTTGTTTAGAGGAAGCCGCTTTAATGAAACGGGTGTTGGAAACTGAGGAATTTAAAGTATGGCTAAATGCTTTTCTTCCGCAGTTAAAAGATAAAAACTTCACACTTGAAACAGGCGTTGTTTCCGATAGAACCGATGGAAAATTGGTGCATTTAGATGGTGTAAACTTTTCGCGGGCATGGAGTTTAAACAAAATTTCCGAAGGATTGCCCGAGTACAATCATTTAAAAAACATCGCAAATCATCATATAAATTATTCGTTGCCAAGTATTGTTGGCGATAGTTACGAAGGTGGCCATTGGTTGGGCAGTTTTGCTATTTACGCACTTAATTCAACAGCCAAAATCAAATAA